The following proteins come from a genomic window of Larimichthys crocea isolate SSNF chromosome III, L_crocea_2.0, whole genome shotgun sequence:
- the pold2 gene encoding DNA polymerase delta subunit 2, with protein sequence MFSALSAQKEGSSLLSRPASEDQDQGPVFERLSLAYSPCSERYKVGERSFSRQYAHIYAARLMQMRPLLSERAQQKWGSAVLIKRLCDLQTAEQCCIVGTLFKRMELQPSILREISDEHNLLPQPARAKYISETDELILEDELQRIKLEGKIDRDKCVTGSVIAIYGAERNDGKFTVEDFCMADLPPQTPRPVLSSDRFVLLASGLGLGSSHADSMLGLQLLIDMVTGQLGDQGEQSGAANISRVLLAGNLLSQSTQDKDASTKPKYLTKKTQAGSVEAIRLLDELLLQLVASLPVDVMPGQYDPTNYTLPQQPLHRCMFPLSSVYPTLQLASNPHIANIDGVRFLGTSGQNVLDIQKYSSMDSHLEILEETLRLRHLAPTAPDTLGCFPFYQKDPFILEECPHVYFSGNATTFESKLVKGPDGQEVLLVTIPEFSSTQTACLVNLRTLECEPVSFSAFSANDDEESEMNISH encoded by the exons ATGTTCTCCGCCCTGAGCGCACAGAAGGAgggctcctctctgctctcccgCCCTGCCTCGGAGGATCAGGACCAGGGCCCGGTGTTTGAGAGGCTGTCCCTGGCTTACAGTCCCTGCTCCGAGCGCTACAAAGTCGGGGAGAGAAGCTTCAGTCGCCAGTATGCTCATATCTACGCAGCACGACTCATGCAGATGAGGCCCCTGCTATCAGAGAGAGCCCAGCAGAAGTGGG GATCAGCCGTGCTCATCAAGAGGCTGTGTGACCTGCAGACAGCGGAGCAGTGCTGCATCGTAGGGACTCTGTTTAAGCGTATGGAGCTGCAGCCGTCTATTCTGCGAGAGATCAGCGATGAG CACAATCTGCTGCCCCAGCCTGCACGGGCCAAATACATCAGTGAGACGGACGAGCTGATCCTGGAGGACGAGCTGCAGAGGATCAAACTGGAGGGCAAAATCGACAGAGACAAGTGTGTCACAG gTAGTGTAATTGCGATATATGGAGCTGAAAGGAACGACGGGAAGTTCACAGTTGAGGACTTCTGCATGGCTGATCTTCCTCCACAGACACCAAGACCTGTGCTCAGCTCTGACag GTTCGTGCTCCTAGCCTCAGGACTTGGCCTCGGCAGTAGTCATGCTGACAGCATGCTGGGCCTGCAGTTGCTCATCGATATGGTAACCGGTCAGCTTGGTGACCAGGGGGAGCAGAGCGGGGCAGCCAACATTTCCAGGGTCCTGCTGGCTGGAAACCTCCTGAGTCAAAGCACCCAGGATAAGGACGCATCAACGAAG CCCAAGTACCTGACCAAGAAGACTCAGGCTGGCAGCGTGGAGGCGATTCGTCTGCTGGAtgagctgctgcttcagctgGTG GCTTCACTTCCAGTGGATGTAATGCCCGGCCAGTATGACCCCACCAACTACACCCTCCCACAGCAGCCTCTCCACCGCTGCATGTTCCCCTTGTCCTCCGTGTACCCCACACTACAGTTGGCCTCCAATCCGCACATAGCTAACATTGATGGAGTGAG GTTCCTGGGCACTTCAGGCCAAAATGTTCTCGACATTCAGAAGTACAGCAGCATGGACAGTCACCTGGAAATCCTGGAGGAAACGCTACGGCTCCGACACCTGGCCCCGACGGCTCCTGATACTCTCG gATGTTTCCCGTTTTACCAAAAAGATCCTTTCATCTTGGAAGAGTGTCCTCATGTTTACTTCAGTGGCAACGCTACAACTTTTGAGTCCAAGCTCGTCAAAG GTCCTGATGGCCAAGAAGTCCTTTTAGTTACTATTCCAGAGTTCAGCAGCACCCAAACGGCGTGCCTGGTTAATCTACGTACTCTTGAATGTGAGCCGGTCAGCTTCTCGGCCTTCTCCGCCAACGACGACGAGGAAAGCGAGATGAACATCAGCCACTGA
- the aebp1b gene encoding inactive carboxypeptidase-like protein X2 codes for MKSQAVVVSVALLALCFLLIPRGGESAGGIISLRQTEGERQAGDELQDESLDDPESDHGLAVDAHPQRDTEEAGVLGRVRRAPEEGKKKKKDKKKNKDPNATKKPKTDKKGKKKDKQTTTTLPPTTTLPPTTTPSPTEPPTEPYTDYPYPDGDGDYWKPEDDYWEGEPTPSQPQPETPITDLPYDYWKPEEEDPVVPEPENYEDFWQPEEAVPSSPTPDAYVDYWKPDEKEVTTKTPLYEDYWKPDEKEVTTKTPHYEDYWTPDETEPYAPVTDNYDSYWKEVDPTPSAPEVDGKAGTDDTDYWDATFEEPDNLPFPDGKEVSPEIKVETLPEEPTTTPPFEGTWYDDYDEYGRRKEDETDDKWMEKEKERAAKERERLEKERAQKLKEAEERAKNRPRVYKEPKECPPLGMESHKIESDQLSASSMSQYRFAPQRARLNMQGTDDEDDMRGGAWCANSEDRIHWFEIDARRETEFTGVITQGRDSYNESDFVTSYFLAFSNDSREWTTIHDGYADWLFFGSNDKDVPVMNQLAEPVLARYIRIIPQSWNGTLCMRLEVLGCPVPDAVDAQYRQNEVTPVDYLKFKHHSYSEMIALMKSVNEECPNITNIYSLGRSSKGLEIMAMVISGNPTEHEIGEPELRFTAGLHGNEAVGREMILLLMQYLCKEYKDRNPRAQQLVEGIRIHLVPSLNPDGHEEAFEAGSEVSTWTTGHFTADGFDIFQNFPDLNSILWDAEDKGLVPKIFPNHHVQIPEDFQYNTSIAVETRAIISWMKSHPFVLGANFQGGESIVAYPYDSLRLNKPAESQKRHSRKKRQYEDEGFDVTEWGRGYQEEPEEDWRGRGYAEPEEEWRGQGYDHGQSYDRRQGYDHGQGYDHRQGYDHRQGYDHRQGYDHRQGYDHGQSYDHRQGYDHGQGYHQGYDQGHGYDQGHGYDQGHGYDQGHGYDQGYGHREEEEDDRGRSAGYQYAEPEDEPRVIADESLFRWLAVSYASTHLTMTHNYQGSCHGGGPTGGHGLVNRAKWKPITGSMNDFSYLHTNCFELSVFLGCDKFPHKSELAYEWEKNREAMLIFMEQVHRGIRGIVKDQQGNAIANATVSVEGINHDVTTASTGDYWRLLNPGEYRVTARAEGFSPVTKLCVVGYQSGATACSFNLAKSNWDRIKQIMALHGNKPIRLSYSNSRAQPPVVSNSNRRVVHGNGGYSPNSRISAERQRRLRIARIRRLRQQRLLRLRSTTLPPPTTPPPTTTTLPPTTTIPTTPETTTSWYDSWLEEEQSSTPGGFTDSILDYNYEYKIDDY; via the exons ATGAAAAGCCAGGCTGTGGTTGTGTCTGTGGCTCTGCTGGCCCTGTGCTTCCTGCTGATCCCCAGAGGAGGGGAGAGTGCAGGGGGGATAATTTCTCTCCGGCAGACTGAAGGGGAGAGGCAGGCAGGGGATGAGCTGCAAGACGAGTCCCTGGATGACCCAGAAAGTGATCATGGACTTGCAGTGGACGCACacccacaaagagacacagaggaggcag GTGTGTTGGGCAGGGTGAGGAGAGCGCCAGAAGaaggcaagaagaagaagaaggacaagaagaagaacaaagaccCAAACGCCACCAAAAAGCCCAAAACCGACAAGAAGGGCAAGAAGAAGGACAAGCAGACGACCACAACTCTACCGCCGACCACAACTCTACCGCCAACCACAACAC CGAGCCCGACTGAACCACCCACTGAACCTTACACAGACTACCCCTATCCTGATGGTG ACGGAGATTACTGGAAACCGGAGGATGACTACTGGGAGGGGGAACCCACACCGTCCCAGCCTCAGCCAGAGACTCCAATCACCGATCTTCCATATGACTACTGGAAGCCAGAGGAGGAAGACCCAGTTGTTCCAGAACCAGAAAACTATGAAGACTTCTGGCAACCAGAAGAGGCTGTCCCGTCCAGTCCAACGCCTGACGCCTACGTTGATTACTGGAAACCAGATGAGAAAGAGGTGACCACCAAAACGCCTCTCTATGAAGACTACTGGAAACCAGATGAGAAAGAGGTGACCACCAAAACGCCTCACTATGAAGACTACTGGACACCAGATGAGACAGAACCATATGCTCCTGTCACTGACAACTATGACAGCTACTGGAAAGAGGTGGACCCGACGCCCTCTGCCCCTGAGGTTGATGGCAAGGCTGGGACAGATGACACCGATTACTGGGATGCCACAT TCGAGGAGCCAGACAATCTTCCATTCCCTGACGGTAAAGAGGTCAGCCCTGAAATTAAAGTAGAAACCCTCCCAG AGGAGCCCACAACCACTCCTCCGTTTGAGGGGACGTGGTATGATGATTACGACGAATATGGAA ggaggaaagaagacgAGACAGACGATAAAtggatggagaaggagaaggagagagcggctaaagaaagagagaggctggaGAAAG AGAGAGCGCAGAAGCTGAAGGAGGCAGAGGAACGGGCCAAAAACAGACCACGTGTCTACAAAGAGCCAAAGG AGTGTCCTCCCCTGGGGATGGAGTCCCATAAGATCGAGTCAGACCAGCTTTCAGCCTCTTCCATGTCCCAGTATAGATTTGCGCCTCAGCGGGCGCGCCTCAACATGCAG GGCACCGATGATGAAGACGACATGAGAGGCGGTGCGTGGTGTGCCAACTCAGAGGACAGGATCCATTGGTTTGAGATAGACGCTCGCAGGGAGACGGAGTTCACGGGAGTCATAACGCAAGGACGAGACTCCTACAACGA GAGCGACTTTGTCACATCGTACTTCCTGGCTTTCAGCAATGACAGTAGAGAGTGGACCACCATCCACGATGGATACGCTGACTGG TTGTTCTTTGGAAGCAATGATAAGGATGTTCCGGTCATGAATCAGCTGGCAGAGCCCGTGCTGGCCCGCTACATCCGAATCATCCCTCAGAGCTGGAACGGCACTCTGTGTATGCGGCTGGAGGTCCTCGGCTGCCCCGTGCCTG ATGCTGTTGACGCTCAGTACAGGCAAAATGAAGTGACACCAGTAGACTACTTGAAGTTCAAACATCACAGCTACTCAGAGATGATTGCA CTTATGAAGTCGGTGAACGAGGAGTGTCCAAACATCACCAACATCTACAGCCTGGGACGCAGCTCCAAGGGACTGGAGATCATGGCCATGGTCATCTCTGGCAACCCCACAGAGCATGAAATAG GCGAGCCAGAGTTGCGCTTCACGGCCGGTCTCCACGGAAACGAGGCAGTGGGTCGGGAGATGATCCTGCTACTTATGCAGTACCTGTGCAAAGAGTACAAAGACAGAAACCCCAGAGCCCAGCAGCTGGTCGAGGGAATACGCATCCACCTGGTGCCATCTCTGAACCCTGACGGACACGAGGAAGCTTTTGAGGCG GGATCAGAGGTGAGTACGTGGACCACAGGACATTTCACTGCAGACGGCTTTGACATCTTCCAGAACTTCCCAGACCTGAATAGTATCCTGTGGGATGCTGAAGATAAAGGCTTGGTGCCAAAGATCTTCCCCAATCACCACGTACAAATACCGGAGGACTTTCAGTACAACACCTCG ATTGCTGTGGAAACCAGGGCCATAATCTCCTGGATGAAAAGCCATCCATTTGTGTTGGGTGCGAACTTCCAGGGTGGGGAGTCAATTGTGGCCTATCCTTATGACAGCCTGCGTCTCAACAAGCCTGCCGAGAGCCAGAAACGCCACAGCCGCAAGAAGAGACA GTATGAAGACGAAGGTTTTGACGTTACAGAGTGGGGTAGGGGTTACCAGGAGGAGCCTGAGGAAGACTGGAGAGGAAGGGGATACGCAGAGccagaggaggagtggaggggcCAAGGCTACGACCACGGCCAAAGCTATGACCGCAGGCAAGGCTACGACCACGGCCAGGGCTATGACCACAGGCAAGGCTATGACCACAGGCAAGGCTACGACCACAGGCAAGGTTACGACCACAGGCAAGGCTACGACCACGGCCAAAGCTACGACCACAGGCAAGGCTATGACCACGGCCAAGGCTACCACCAAGGCTACGACCAAGGTCACGGTTATGACCAAGGTCACGGTTATGACCAAGGTCACGGTTACGACCAAGGTCACGGTTACGACCAAGGTTATGgccacagagaggaggaagaggacgacaGAGGGAGAAGTGCTGGCTACCAGTATGCTGAGCCCGAAGATGAACCTCGGGTGATCGCAGATGAGTCCCTGTTCAGGTGGTTGGCTGTGTCCTACGCCTCCACACACCTGACCATGACACACAACTACCAAGGCTCCTGCCACGGAGGCGGACCCACAGGGGGGCACGGCCTCGTCAACCGCGCCAAGTGGAAGCCAATCACAGGAA GTATGAACGATTTCAGCTACCTGCACACCAACTGCTTTGAGCTGTCCGTGTTCCTGGGATGTGATAAGTTCCCTCATAAGAGTGAGTTGGCGTATGAGTGGGAGAAGAACAGAGAGGCAATGCTGATCTTCATGGAGCAG GTGCATCGTGGCATCAGGGGCATTGTGAAGGACCAACAGGGGAACGCCATTGCAAATGCCACTGTGTCTGTAGAGGGGATAAACCATGACGTCACCACAG CATCGACAGGAGACTACTGGCGCCTGCTTAACCCGGGAGAGTACCGCGTGACGGCTCGAGCTGAGGGCTTCTCCCCTGTGACCAAACTCTGCGTGGTGGGTTACCAGTCAGGAGCCACCGCCTGCAGCTTCAACCTGGCCAAATCCAACTGGGACCGCATTAAACAG ATCATGGCCCTCCATGGCAACAAGCCTATTCGACTCAGCTACAGCAACTCCAGAGCACAGCCTCCAGTTGTTAGTAACAGCAACAGGCGTGTGGTTCACGGCAACGGTGGGTATTCACCAAATTCACGAATCAGCGCCGAAAggcagaggaggctgaggaTAGCTCGCATCCGTCGCCTCCGGCAACAGAGATTATTGAGGTTAAGATCAACAACTCTTCCTCCACCGACAACGCCGCCGCCGACAACAACAACGTTACCCCCAACTACCACAATTCCCACGACGCCAGAGACCACCACATCCTGGTATGACTCATGGCTAGAGGAGGAACAGTCCTCAACGCCTGGCGGTTTCACAGACTCCATCCTGGATTATAACTATGAGTACAAGATCGATGACTATTAA
- the nono gene encoding non-POU domain-containing octamer-binding protein: protein MQGNRGPAQQNHGPNRPGEQKKPGGGGTNTNGQQPEPSETNPNEALTLDLQSFRKPGEKTFTQRSRLFVGNLPTGVTEEDLEKLFAKYGKANEIFINKERGFGFIRLETRIIAEIARAELDDTPFRGRPIRVRFATHGAALTVKNLPDFVSNELLEEAFAVFGQIERAVVIVDDRGRPTGKGIVEYTSKPAARKALDKCSDGAYLLTAFPRPITVEPMEQCDEEEGLSEKLINKNQQYHKEREQPPRFAQPGSFEYEYAMRWKALMEMEKQQYEMVDRNMKEAQEKLEAEMEAARHEHQVMLMRQDLLRRQEELRRMEELHSQEVQKRKQAELRQEEERRRREEEMRMRNEEMMKRQQEGFRGNFPENREQDMRMHMGNHGMPMNRNSLGSSAGSAGTPSMAAENAPMMPGAGNNNMPGGGQGGFPRGLPGPGDYNKQRRF from the coding sequence ATGCAGGGGAACAGAGGCCCAGCGCAGCAGAACCACGGGCCCAACCGCCCGGGGGAGCAGAAGAAGCCCGGCGGCGGCGGCACCAACACCAACGGCCAGCAGCCGGAGCCGAGCGAGACCAACCCCAACGAGGCCTTGACCCTGGACCTGCAGAGCTTCAGGAAGCCCGGGGAGAAGACCTTCACCCAGCGGAGCAGGCTGTTCGTGGGGAACCTCCCCACCGGGGTCACCGAGGAGGACCTGGAGAAGCTGTTCGCCAAGTACGGCAAGGCCAACGAGATCTTCATCAACAAGGAGAGAGGCTTCGGCTTCATCCGGCTGGAGACCAGGATCATCGCAGAGATCGCCAGAGCCGAGCTGGATGACACCCCCTTCAGAGGCAGGCCCATACGGGTGAGGTTTGCGACCCACGGGGCCGCTTTGACTGTGAAAAACCTGCCAGACTTTGTGTCCAACGAGCTCCTGGAGGAGGCCTTCGCCGTGTTCGGGCAGATAGAGAGAGCCGTGGTCATAGTGGATGACCGGGGGAGGCCCACGGGGAAGGGGATAGTGGAGTACACCTCGAAGCCGGCTGCCAGGAAGGCTTTGGATAAGTGCAGCGATGGAGCCTATCTTCTCACGGCGTTCCCTCGCCCCATCACGGTGGAGCCGATGGAGCAGTGCGATGAAGAAGAGGGGCTGTCAGAGAAGCTCATCAACAAGAACCAGCAATATCACAAAGAGCGCGAGCAGCCGCCCCGGTTCGCCCAGCCCGGCTCCTTCGAGTACGAGTACGCCATGCGCTGGAAGGCcctgatggagatggagaagcAGCAGTACGAGATGGTGGACCGCAACATGAAGGAGGcccaggagaagctggaggcGGAGATGGAGGCGGCCAGGCACGAGCATCAGGTGATGCTGATGAGGCAGGACCTGCTGAGGCGGCAGGAGGAGCTGCGGAGGATGGAGGAGCTCCACAGCCAGGAGGTGCAGAAGAGGAAACAGGCCGAGCTCCGGCAGGAGGAGGAGCGccggaggagagaggaggagatgaggatgCGCAACGAGGAGATGATGAAGAGGCAGCAGGAGGGCTTCAGAGGCAACTTCCCTGAAAACAGGGAGCAAGACATGAGGATGCACATGGGCAATCACGGCATGCCCATGAACAGAAACTCGCTGGGCAGCAGCGCCGGTTCTGCCGGTACTCCCAGCATGGCGGCCGAGAATGCTCCGATGATGCCTGGAGCgggaaacaacaacatgccCGGAGGAGGCCAGGGCGGCTTCCCCAGGGGCCTCCCGGGGCCCGGAGACTATAACAAACAACGCAGATTTTGA